The Methylobacterium sp. PvR107 genome contains a region encoding:
- a CDS encoding CDP-diacylglycerol diphosphatase has translation MRRALLVALLVAVSLPASAAPDPSRDVLWAALKTCVLAKRIANRTFPCLSVDLGDTERPGSAVLRAPGEPTHIVVMPTDTVAGLEAPILRGPSGIAYWRAALAARPFVSDVLKGRLTPEAVGLAVNSARGRSQDQLHIHLDCLKPSVLAALKAHGRQIRAAWSRFPVPLAGDRYFALRVPEAEAARFNPFAALHTLPGGRPNLHRTSFAAVATLPGDPERGILLLAYRVPSASAEDVMDHSCAVAAGRGGA, from the coding sequence ATGCGCCGCGCGCTGCTCGTCGCCCTCCTCGTCGCGGTCTCGCTGCCGGCTTCGGCCGCACCGGATCCGAGCCGCGACGTCCTCTGGGCTGCCCTGAAGACCTGCGTGCTCGCCAAGCGGATCGCCAACCGGACCTTTCCGTGCCTCTCGGTCGACCTGGGCGACACGGAGCGCCCCGGCTCGGCGGTGCTGCGCGCGCCGGGCGAGCCGACCCATATCGTCGTCATGCCCACCGACACGGTCGCGGGCCTCGAGGCCCCGATCCTGCGCGGCCCGTCCGGGATCGCCTATTGGCGGGCGGCGCTGGCCGCGCGCCCGTTCGTGTCGGACGTGCTGAAGGGGCGGCTGACACCCGAGGCGGTGGGGCTCGCGGTCAACTCGGCCCGGGGCCGCAGCCAGGACCAGCTCCACATCCATCTCGACTGCCTGAAGCCGAGCGTGCTGGCCGCCCTCAAGGCGCATGGCCGCCAGATCCGCGCAGCTTGGTCCCGCTTCCCGGTGCCGCTCGCCGGCGACCGCTATTTCGCGCTGCGCGTGCCGGAGGCGGAGGCCGCGCGCTTCAACCCGTTCGCGGCCCTGCACACCCTGCCGGGCGGGCGGCCGAACCTGCACCGGACGAGCTTCGCGGCCGTGGCGACCCTGCCGGGCGACCCCGAGCGGGGCATCCTGCTGCTGGCCTACCGGGTGCCCAGCGCGAGCGCCGAAGACGTGATGGATCACAGCTGCGCCGTCGCTGCGGGCCGCGGCGGCGCCTGA
- a CDS encoding MucR family transcriptional regulator, which yields MPEKSPERSIKLVTLAGEIVAAYVSNNSVPPAALPELMASVHGTLAVLTGRPQADAPPAVEQPTPAQIRKSVQEDGILSFIDGRSYKTLKRHLNAHGLTPERYRERFGLPADYPMTAPGYAAQRSALAKAIGLGVPGGRVGQRRTGTNG from the coding sequence GTGCCCGAAAAAAGTCCCGAGCGCTCCATCAAGCTCGTCACGCTGGCCGGCGAGATCGTTGCGGCTTACGTGTCGAACAATTCCGTTCCGCCGGCGGCGCTGCCCGAACTGATGGCAAGCGTGCACGGAACCCTGGCGGTCCTCACCGGACGGCCGCAAGCCGACGCGCCCCCCGCCGTCGAGCAGCCGACGCCCGCGCAGATCCGCAAGTCGGTCCAGGAGGACGGGATCCTCAGCTTCATCGACGGCCGATCCTACAAGACGCTGAAGCGTCACCTCAACGCCCACGGCCTGACGCCGGAGCGCTACCGCGAGCGCTTCGGCCTGCCGGCAGATTACCCGATGACCGCGCCGGGCTACGCCGCCCAGCGTTCGGCGCTCGCGAAGGCCATCGGTCTCGGCGTGCCCGGCGGGCGGGTCGGTCAGCGCAGGACCGGCACGAACGGCTGA
- a CDS encoding ABC transporter permease, producing the protein MSLPPDTAALAAPALPPDAPIALAPVPSPTHLILRRGLRHTGFLIGAGILGLIVLAALAAPLIAPHDPYAQDVSRRLIPPIWQAKGTWEHVLGTDKLGRDYLSRLLYGGQISLLIGISAALISGLIGTTLGLCAGYFGGWVDSVVSYVVTTRLAMPVVLVALAMAALVGGSLKVVVLVLGFLLWDRFAVVTRAATQQIRNQDFVSAARAAGLTDLRIIGQEILPNIMNALIVVATLEMAHAILLEAALSFLGLGVQPPLPSWGLMIAEGKQYMFFQPWVITIPGVALLLLVLAINLLGDGLRDITAPEARH; encoded by the coding sequence ATGAGCCTCCCCCCCGACACGGCGGCGCTCGCCGCCCCCGCCCTGCCCCCGGACGCGCCGATCGCCCTGGCACCGGTGCCCTCCCCGACGCACCTGATCCTGCGGCGGGGCCTGCGCCACACGGGCTTCCTGATCGGGGCCGGGATCCTCGGGCTGATCGTGCTGGCGGCGCTCGCTGCCCCGCTCATCGCCCCGCACGATCCCTACGCGCAGGACGTGTCCCGCCGCCTGATCCCGCCAATCTGGCAGGCCAAGGGGACCTGGGAGCACGTGCTCGGCACCGACAAGCTCGGCCGTGATTACCTGAGCCGTCTGCTCTACGGCGGCCAGATCTCCCTCCTGATCGGGATCTCGGCGGCGCTGATCTCCGGGCTGATCGGCACGACGCTGGGATTGTGCGCCGGCTATTTCGGCGGCTGGGTCGACTCGGTGGTGAGCTACGTGGTGACCACGCGGCTCGCCATGCCGGTGGTGCTGGTGGCGCTCGCCATGGCGGCGCTGGTCGGCGGCTCCCTGAAGGTGGTGGTGCTGGTATTGGGCTTCCTGCTCTGGGACCGCTTCGCCGTGGTGACCCGGGCCGCGACCCAGCAGATCCGCAACCAGGATTTCGTCAGCGCGGCCCGGGCCGCCGGGCTCACGGATCTGCGCATCATCGGCCAGGAAATCCTGCCCAACATCATGAACGCCCTGATCGTCGTGGCGACCCTGGAGATGGCCCATGCGATCCTGCTGGAGGCCGCCCTGTCGTTCCTCGGGCTCGGCGTGCAGCCGCCCCTGCCCTCCTGGGGCCTGATGATCGCCGAGGGCAAGCAGTACATGTTCTTCCAGCCCTGGGTGATCACCATCCCGGGCGTGGCGCTCCTCCTGCTCGTGCTGGCGATCAATCTGCTGGGGGACGGCCTGCGCGACATCACGGCGCCCGAGGCACGCCACTGA
- a CDS encoding LysR family transcriptional regulator → MQTTGLRYFLAVARTGSIAAASAQLNVAASAISRQIANLEAELDCVLFERRPRGMVPSPAGELLAQHAHQVLIRAEQVVTEIRELEGLARGLIRVASSEGFALDIVPNAIAAFHMAHPGIRFEVTVLPPAQVTQTVAVGDADLGITFALTPSPQVEVLYDGQVDMLALAAPDHPLARAPALRLADLSNYPLALPTRDTTLRQVFDAACALEGLAVEPVLTANKLSALLPFVRRSRGLALMSALSVTTPLRLNELVSLPIHARASLARGIQVQAMRDRRLPKAVQAFLRQLTDALPPRVSG, encoded by the coding sequence GTGCAAACGACGGGCCTTCGCTACTTCCTGGCCGTGGCCCGCACCGGCTCGATTGCTGCGGCCTCCGCGCAACTCAACGTCGCGGCCTCGGCGATCAGCCGGCAGATCGCCAACCTGGAGGCCGAGCTCGACTGCGTGCTGTTCGAGCGGCGCCCGCGCGGCATGGTGCCGAGCCCGGCGGGCGAGCTGCTGGCCCAGCACGCCCATCAGGTGCTGATCCGCGCCGAGCAGGTGGTCACGGAGATCCGCGAGCTCGAAGGGCTCGCCCGCGGCCTGATCCGGGTGGCGAGTTCCGAGGGTTTCGCCCTGGACATCGTGCCGAACGCCATCGCGGCCTTTCACATGGCCCATCCCGGCATCCGCTTCGAGGTGACGGTGCTGCCGCCCGCGCAGGTGACACAGACGGTGGCGGTGGGGGATGCCGATCTCGGCATCACCTTCGCGCTCACCCCGAGCCCCCAGGTGGAGGTGCTCTATGACGGGCAGGTGGACATGCTGGCCCTCGCCGCCCCCGATCACCCTCTGGCGCGAGCGCCGGCCCTGCGCCTCGCCGACCTGTCGAACTACCCGCTGGCCCTGCCGACGCGGGACACGACCCTAAGGCAGGTCTTCGATGCCGCCTGCGCCCTCGAAGGCCTCGCGGTCGAGCCGGTCCTGACCGCCAACAAGCTCTCGGCGCTGCTGCCCTTCGTCCGGCGCTCCCGTGGGCTGGCGCTGATGTCGGCGCTCTCGGTGACGACGCCGCTGCGCCTGAACGAGCTGGTCAGCCTGCCGATCCACGCCCGGGCGAGCCTCGCCCGCGGGATCCAGGTCCAGGCCATGCGCGACCGGCGGCTCCCGAAGGCGGTGCAGGCCTTCCTGCGTCAGCTCACCGATGCGCTGCCGCCCAGGGTGTCCGGATAG
- a CDS encoding DUF2891 domain-containing protein: MARTLTPEIGARFAAVALGHVTREYPNKPGHVLAGPEDARTPADLHPVFHGSYDWHSCVHGYWLLARVLRRFPDGAQAGTIRARFDAQLTPGRVAGECATFAAPNARGFERPYGWAWLLKLADELAHLPETRWSEALAPLAAIVVQRFGEFLPIAPYPVRVGTHFNTAFALRLAADYAEGAGEAALGALLLRTAERWYGADAACPAWGEPGGDDFLSSALIEAECMRRLLPPARFRPWFGRFLPDLAAGRPATLFRPADVTDRSDGKIAHLDGLNLSRAWCFRTLAAALDPADPRRTPLAAAAEAHLAAGLPHVSGDYMGEHWLASFALLALEA; encoded by the coding sequence ATGGCGCGTACGCTCACCCCGGAGATCGGCGCCCGCTTCGCCGCGGTCGCGCTCGGCCACGTCACCCGCGAATACCCGAACAAGCCGGGCCACGTCCTGGCGGGTCCGGAGGATGCGCGCACGCCCGCCGACCTGCACCCGGTCTTCCACGGCAGCTACGATTGGCATTCCTGCGTCCACGGATACTGGCTGCTCGCGCGGGTGCTGCGACGGTTCCCGGACGGCGCGCAGGCCGGCACGATCCGCGCGCGGTTCGACGCGCAGCTGACGCCCGGCCGGGTGGCGGGGGAATGCGCCACCTTCGCCGCTCCGAATGCGCGCGGCTTCGAGCGGCCCTACGGCTGGGCGTGGCTCCTGAAGCTCGCCGACGAACTCGCCCACCTGCCCGAGACCCGCTGGTCCGAGGCCCTCGCGCCGCTCGCCGCGATCGTCGTCCAGCGGTTCGGCGAGTTCCTGCCGATCGCGCCCTATCCGGTGCGGGTGGGGACCCATTTCAACACCGCCTTCGCGTTGCGCCTCGCCGCCGATTACGCCGAGGGGGCGGGGGAGGCGGCGCTCGGCGCCCTGCTGCTGCGGACCGCCGAGCGCTGGTACGGCGCGGACGCGGCCTGCCCCGCCTGGGGCGAGCCGGGCGGGGACGATTTCCTCTCCTCCGCGCTGATCGAGGCCGAGTGCATGCGCCGGCTCCTGCCGCCGGCGCGGTTCCGGCCCTGGTTCGGCCGCTTCCTCCCCGATCTGGCGGCGGGCCGGCCGGCCACCCTGTTCCGGCCGGCCGACGTGACCGACCGCAGCGACGGGAAGATCGCCCATCTCGATGGCCTGAATCTCAGCCGCGCCTGGTGCTTCCGAACGCTCGCCGCCGCGCTCGATCCCGCCGATCCCCGGCGCACGCCGCTCGCCGCGGCGGCCGAGGCCCACCTCGCGGCAGGACTCCCGCACGTGTCCGGCGACTACATGGGCGAGCACTGGCTCGCGAGCTTCGCGCTGCTGGCGCTCGAGGCCTGA
- a CDS encoding ABC transporter ATP-binding protein, with translation MSAPVVRIRDLTIALPKGADRPHAVEGLNLDLESGKILCVVGESGSGKSMSAYALTGLLPRALTPTSGTILFEGRDLLTLDEPAWRRLRGRRIAMVFQEPMTALNPVMRIGDQIAEMFEAHNLLTRSERRARAVALATEVGLPNPEEAVRAYPHQLSGGQRQRAMIAMALALEPSVLVADEPTTALDVTTQAQILRLIRDLQRKRGMSVLFITHDFGVVAEIADHVAVLQRGRLVESGTAEAVLRNPQAAYTKALLAAVPSLTPPARSALAAAPVALSVTGLSKTYSGRSGLFGKPRVVAAVKEVSFDVRRGETLGIVGESGSGKSTTARLAIRLIEPDGGTVRLGDLDYTALGKAALRDKRNRIQMIFQDPFASLNPRRTVEQIITAGPIAHGVPAAEARERARSLLDLVGLDPKAAARYPNAFSGGQRQRIGIARALAMEPDVLVADEAVSALDVSVQRQVLDLLEDLKQRLSLAMLFITHDLRVAATICDRIAVMHRGAIVEMRGTADLFAAPDHAYTRSLLAAVPGARAS, from the coding sequence ATGAGCGCGCCGGTCGTCCGCATCCGCGATCTGACGATCGCGCTCCCCAAGGGCGCCGATCGCCCGCACGCGGTCGAGGGCCTGAACCTCGACCTGGAATCCGGGAAGATCCTGTGCGTGGTCGGGGAATCGGGCTCGGGCAAGTCGATGAGCGCCTACGCGCTCACCGGCCTCCTGCCCCGGGCGCTGACGCCGACTTCCGGCACGATCCTGTTCGAGGGCCGGGACCTCCTGACCCTCGACGAGCCCGCGTGGCGCCGCTTGCGCGGCCGGCGCATCGCCATGGTGTTCCAGGAGCCGATGACGGCGCTGAACCCGGTGATGCGGATCGGCGACCAGATCGCCGAGATGTTCGAGGCGCATAACCTGCTCACCCGCAGCGAGCGCCGGGCCCGGGCGGTGGCGCTCGCCACCGAGGTCGGGCTGCCGAACCCCGAGGAGGCGGTGCGGGCCTACCCGCACCAGCTCTCCGGCGGCCAGCGGCAGCGGGCGATGATCGCCATGGCGCTGGCGCTGGAACCCTCGGTGCTGGTCGCCGACGAGCCGACCACGGCGCTCGACGTCACCACCCAGGCCCAGATCCTCCGGCTGATCCGCGACCTGCAGCGGAAGCGCGGGATGAGCGTCCTGTTCATCACCCACGATTTCGGCGTGGTGGCGGAGATCGCCGATCACGTGGCGGTGCTCCAGCGCGGGCGGCTCGTGGAATCCGGCACGGCCGAGGCGGTGCTGCGCAACCCGCAGGCAGCCTACACCAAGGCGCTGCTCGCCGCCGTCCCGAGCCTGACGCCGCCGGCGCGCTCAGCCCTGGCGGCAGCCCCGGTCGCCCTCTCGGTGACCGGGCTGTCCAAGACCTATTCCGGGCGCTCCGGCCTGTTCGGCAAGCCGCGGGTCGTGGCCGCCGTGAAGGAGGTCTCGTTCGACGTCCGCCGCGGCGAGACCCTGGGGATCGTGGGCGAATCCGGGTCGGGCAAGTCGACCACGGCGCGGCTCGCGATCCGGCTGATCGAGCCCGACGGCGGAACGGTCCGGCTGGGGGATCTCGACTACACGGCTCTCGGGAAGGCGGCCTTGCGCGACAAGCGCAACCGCATCCAGATGATCTTCCAGGACCCGTTCGCGTCCCTGAACCCGCGCCGCACCGTGGAGCAGATCATCACGGCGGGCCCGATCGCCCACGGAGTCCCGGCCGCCGAGGCGCGGGAGCGGGCACGCAGCCTCCTCGACCTCGTCGGCCTCGATCCCAAGGCCGCCGCCCGCTACCCGAACGCCTTCTCGGGCGGGCAGCGCCAGCGCATCGGCATTGCCCGGGCGCTCGCCATGGAGCCGGACGTGCTGGTAGCCGACGAGGCGGTCTCGGCGCTGGACGTCTCGGTCCAGCGGCAGGTGCTGGATCTCCTGGAAGACCTGAAGCAGCGCCTGTCGCTCGCGATGCTGTTCATCACCCACGACCTGCGCGTAGCCGCCACGATCTGCGACCGGATCGCCGTGATGCACCGCGGCGCCATCGTGGAGATGCGGGGCACCGCAGACCTGTTCGCCGCACCGGACCACGCCTACACGCGCAGCCTGCTGGCGGCAGTGCCGGGGGCGCGCGCATCCTGA
- a CDS encoding ABC transporter permease — translation MLAFTVRRILVALAVAFTVSVASFLLLHLSGDLATAIAGPEATGPQIAQIRQDYGLDQPLLTQFLTWGWRALHLDFGNSFYFRESVIDLLAARLPITLYLGIIALAVALFVAIPLGVVAAVKRDTWIDRTALAVSVLGQAMPSFWFGLTLILIFSVNLRWLPVSGNATWKNFVLPAIALGYYAMPAVMRLTRNGMLEVLASDYVRTARAKGLPPRKILVRHALRNAVIPVIALAAVQFGFMLGGSIVIEAVFSLQGLGQLAWESIARNDFPVVQAIVLVLAMIYIGLTLAADLLNAFLDPRLRQS, via the coding sequence ATGCTGGCCTTCACGGTCCGGCGCATCCTGGTCGCCCTGGCGGTGGCCTTCACGGTCTCGGTGGCGAGTTTCCTGCTCCTCCACCTCTCGGGTGACCTCGCGACCGCGATCGCCGGGCCGGAGGCCACCGGGCCGCAGATCGCCCAGATTCGCCAGGATTACGGCCTGGACCAGCCGTTGCTCACCCAGTTCCTCACCTGGGGCTGGCGGGCTCTACACCTCGATTTCGGCAACTCCTTCTATTTCCGCGAGAGCGTGATCGACCTGCTGGCCGCCCGCCTGCCGATCACCCTCTATCTCGGCATCATCGCGCTCGCCGTCGCGCTGTTCGTGGCCATTCCCCTCGGCGTCGTCGCCGCCGTGAAGCGGGACACCTGGATCGACCGGACGGCGCTGGCCGTCTCGGTGCTCGGCCAGGCGATGCCGAGCTTCTGGTTCGGCCTGACGCTGATCCTGATCTTTTCCGTGAATCTCCGCTGGCTGCCGGTCTCGGGCAACGCCACGTGGAAGAACTTCGTCCTGCCGGCGATCGCGCTGGGCTACTACGCGATGCCCGCCGTGATGCGCCTCACCCGCAACGGCATGCTGGAGGTGCTGGCCTCCGACTACGTCCGCACCGCCCGCGCCAAGGGGCTGCCGCCGCGCAAGATCCTGGTGCGGCATGCGCTGCGCAACGCCGTGATCCCGGTGATCGCCCTGGCGGCGGTGCAGTTCGGCTTCATGCTCGGCGGCTCGATCGTGATCGAGGCGGTGTTCTCGCTCCAGGGGCTCGGGCAGCTCGCCTGGGAATCCATCGCCCGCAACGACTTCCCGGTCGTCCAGGCGATCGTGCTGGTCCTGGCCATGATCTACATCGGCCTGACGCTCGCCGCCGACCTGCTGAACGCCTTCCTCGATCCGCGCCTGCGCCAATCGTGA
- a CDS encoding ABC transporter substrate-binding protein, whose translation MPLRTLTRAATLAASLATLVAAHPALAGKADDTLVYASDSEPENVSPYHNSAREGVILARNCWDTLLYRDPKDGTYKPFLATAWTWADDTTLDLTIREGVVFHNGDPLGPEDVAFTFNYVLTPEARTVTRQNVDWMKSVEVTGPHNVRIHLKAPFPAALEYLAGPTPIFPANYFKKVGLDGFAKAPVGSGPYRITKVDSGRGVSMERFEKYWAGSPLGKPKIGKLQFRVIPDGESRMAELMTGGVDWIWRVPSDQAEQLRAAPNITVLNAETMRVGFLQFDTLGRAKENSPLKDLRVRQAIAYAIDRKAMVDNLVRGASRVMNALCFVDQFGCTDQGVPRYAYDPAKAKALLKEAGYPNGFEIDLGAYRERDYAEAVIGYLAAVGIKARLNYLRYAAFRDSLRAGKVSIGYQTWGSFSVLDVSAFDGVYFRGGEEDLTRDPQVIADLQKGDGSTDPETRKAAYAKALQRIAAEAYALPMFSYATNYAFTSDLNFTAQPDEVARFYAASWK comes from the coding sequence ATGCCGCTACGGACTCTCACCCGGGCCGCCACCTTGGCCGCCTCGCTCGCGACCCTGGTCGCCGCGCATCCGGCGCTCGCCGGCAAGGCCGACGACACCCTGGTCTACGCCTCGGACAGCGAGCCGGAGAACGTCAGCCCGTATCACAACAGCGCCCGCGAGGGCGTGATCCTGGCCCGGAACTGCTGGGACACGCTGCTGTACCGGGACCCCAAGGACGGCACCTACAAGCCGTTTCTGGCGACCGCCTGGACCTGGGCGGACGACACGACCCTGGATCTCACGATCCGCGAGGGCGTGGTCTTCCACAACGGCGACCCGCTCGGGCCGGAGGACGTGGCCTTCACGTTCAACTACGTGCTGACGCCCGAGGCGCGCACGGTCACCCGCCAGAACGTCGACTGGATGAAGTCCGTAGAGGTGACCGGCCCGCATAATGTCCGCATCCACCTCAAGGCGCCGTTCCCGGCGGCGCTGGAATACCTCGCCGGCCCGACCCCGATCTTCCCGGCCAACTACTTCAAGAAGGTCGGCCTCGACGGCTTCGCCAAGGCGCCGGTCGGCAGCGGCCCCTACCGGATCACCAAGGTCGACAGCGGCCGCGGCGTCAGCATGGAGCGCTTCGAGAAATACTGGGCTGGCAGCCCGCTGGGTAAGCCGAAGATCGGCAAGCTGCAGTTCCGCGTCATCCCGGACGGCGAGAGCCGGATGGCCGAGCTGATGACCGGCGGCGTCGACTGGATCTGGCGGGTGCCGAGCGATCAGGCCGAGCAGCTGCGCGCCGCGCCCAACATCACGGTGCTCAACGCCGAGACGATGCGGGTCGGCTTCCTGCAGTTCGACACGCTGGGCCGCGCCAAGGAGAACTCGCCGCTCAAGGACTTGCGCGTCCGGCAGGCGATCGCCTACGCCATCGACCGCAAGGCGATGGTCGACAACCTCGTGCGGGGCGCCTCGCGGGTGATGAACGCGCTGTGCTTCGTCGACCAGTTCGGCTGCACCGACCAGGGCGTGCCGCGCTACGCCTACGACCCCGCCAAGGCCAAGGCGCTGCTCAAGGAAGCCGGCTATCCGAATGGATTCGAGATCGATCTCGGCGCCTATCGCGAGCGCGACTACGCCGAGGCGGTGATCGGCTATCTCGCCGCCGTCGGCATCAAGGCGCGGCTCAACTACCTGCGCTACGCGGCGTTCCGCGATTCGCTGCGGGCCGGCAAGGTCTCGATCGGCTACCAGACCTGGGGGTCGTTCTCGGTCCTGGACGTCTCGGCCTTCGACGGCGTGTATTTCCGCGGCGGCGAGGAGGATCTGACCCGGGATCCGCAGGTGATCGCCGACCTCCAGAAGGGCGACGGCTCCACCGATCCGGAGACCCGGAAGGCCGCCTACGCCAAGGCGCTCCAGCGGATCGCCGCGGAGGCCTACGCCCTGCCGATGTTCTCCTACGCGACCAACTACGCCTTCACGTCGGACCTGAACTTCACCGCCCAGCCCGACGAGGTGGCGCGGTTCTACGCGGCGTCGTGGAAATGA
- a CDS encoding M20 family metallopeptidase, whose protein sequence is MTRDAAIARATEAFDSGAFLALLRKAVAMPTESQAPGQEAALRAYLDAFIVPLVARLGFETPKIFPNPDGVHGPFLIAERREGADLPTVLIYGHGDTVRGYPEQWRAGLGPWEIVVEGDRWYGRGTADNKGQHVLNLAALEQVIAARDGHLGFNVKLLIEMGEESGSPGLRPFCREQADSLRSDVLIASDGPRLNGERPTLFLGSRGAYNFELSLNLREGPHHSGNWGGLLRNPGTVLASAIASMVDARGSILVDALRPPPIPEGVRAALADIRVGEDPTAPTIDADWGEPGLTPAERVFAWNTLEVLAFKTGDPDGPLNAVPPHAKATLQLRFVVGTDWQNLIQNVRAHLDAHGFPMIEVRPARAAEVFQATRLPVEDPWVEWALHSIEASSGKKPALLPNLGGSLPNDAFSEILGLPTLWVPHSYPACRQHGPDEHMLASGTREGLAIMAGLFWDLGEAGPDILRRRTARA, encoded by the coding sequence ATGACGCGAGACGCCGCCATCGCGCGCGCCACAGAGGCCTTCGACTCGGGCGCGTTCCTTGCCCTCCTGCGGAAGGCCGTGGCGATGCCCACCGAGAGCCAGGCCCCCGGCCAGGAGGCGGCCCTCCGCGCCTATCTCGACGCCTTCATCGTGCCGCTCGTCGCCAGGCTCGGCTTCGAGACCCCGAAGATCTTCCCGAACCCGGACGGGGTGCACGGCCCGTTCCTGATCGCCGAACGGCGCGAGGGCGCGGACCTGCCGACCGTGCTGATCTACGGCCACGGCGACACGGTGCGGGGCTATCCCGAGCAGTGGCGCGCGGGCCTCGGGCCCTGGGAGATCGTGGTCGAGGGCGACCGCTGGTACGGGCGCGGCACCGCCGACAACAAGGGCCAGCACGTCCTCAACCTCGCCGCCCTGGAGCAGGTGATCGCGGCCCGCGACGGCCATCTCGGCTTCAACGTCAAGCTCCTGATCGAGATGGGCGAGGAATCGGGCTCCCCGGGCCTGCGGCCCTTCTGCCGGGAGCAGGCCGATTCCCTCCGCTCGGACGTGCTGATCGCCTCGGACGGCCCCCGCCTCAACGGCGAGCGCCCGACCCTCTTCCTGGGCTCCCGCGGCGCCTACAATTTCGAGCTGAGCCTCAACCTGCGCGAGGGTCCCCACCATTCCGGCAATTGGGGCGGCCTGTTGCGCAACCCCGGCACGGTGCTGGCCTCGGCGATCGCCTCGATGGTCGACGCCCGCGGCAGCATCCTGGTGGACGCGCTGCGGCCGCCGCCGATCCCCGAGGGCGTGCGCGCCGCCCTTGCCGACATCCGCGTCGGCGAGGACCCGACCGCGCCGACGATCGATGCCGATTGGGGCGAGCCGGGCCTGACGCCGGCCGAGCGGGTCTTCGCCTGGAACACGCTGGAGGTGCTGGCCTTCAAGACCGGCGACCCGGACGGGCCGCTCAACGCCGTTCCGCCCCACGCCAAGGCGACCCTGCAGCTGCGCTTCGTGGTCGGCACCGACTGGCAGAACCTGATCCAGAACGTGCGCGCCCATCTCGACGCCCACGGCTTCCCGATGATCGAGGTCCGGCCGGCCCGCGCCGCCGAGGTGTTTCAGGCGACACGTCTCCCCGTCGAGGATCCCTGGGTCGAGTGGGCGCTCCACTCGATCGAGGCGAGCTCCGGCAAGAAGCCGGCGCTGCTGCCCAATCTCGGCGGATCGCTGCCGAACGACGCCTTCTCGGAGATCCTCGGCCTGCCGACCCTCTGGGTGCCGCATTCCTACCCGGCCTGCCGCCAGCACGGGCCCGACGAGCACATGCTCGCCTCCGGCACCCGCGAGGGCCTGGCGATCATGGCCGGCCTGTTCTGGGATCTCGGCGAGGCCGGACCCGACATCCTCCGCCGCCGCACAGCGAGGGCCTGA